One stretch of Labrus bergylta chromosome 24, fLabBer1.1, whole genome shotgun sequence DNA includes these proteins:
- the LOC109994745 gene encoding aryl hydrocarbon receptor, which translates to CFQSDVVHQSVFELIHTDDRALFRRQLHFALNPNKSQGNVGEESPGDQSSAEVSSNVIAYDPQTIPPENSSFLERNFCCRFRCLLDNSSGFLALNFRGRLKFVHGQNRVSDDGTLIPPQLALFSIATPMQTPSILEIRTKTLIFQTKHRLDFTPLGIDPRGKVVLGYNEVELCMKGSGYNFIHAADMMYCADNHLRMIKTGESGFTVFRLLAKNRTWVWVQANARLIFKGGKPDFIIARQKALTNEEGEEQLRLRRLSLPFSFTTGEAMLYDVAPTVDVPDPCSAPKQRKVDSYNVSPNSMLGCLLNQDQSIYCEENNGNTLSSLNDAAFQDTHATVNVPVDMWMDPSPKPAMGSLVKSEGTVQDMMVTLQQILEDNDLSEVLDVGPDELKSWESTLLKMSNNSCEMNDDLNDILNHDILSYVEEQLQREGGLKLPDHLDDISPCLSTLDFQNQNPEQSGEQNFNWNLEPTNQIIPNGGQMLPGMMKLSYMDVPQQTSSGFNGPTLQQITSQQTLQLGSSGNVCAPVPFNASKLDPCGLTQNQLRTLQVTSKDNNFEGFTLRQTNQIQSNQMAQPIQNDLQMRAPNLQISLQDQSAERPVFDFRGNQWNSSVNANPADNFVETFAQNISNQPPFPAAVSNRLQGHFALQNGESQRQPWPLEQQLISGGHQQMGASLNQMPGFQRNPLPGVVAGQIAVNGRPMYRTPETSNVPFPAQQSVQQPLAPTSSCRFGNVAPSMPVNGVHLNQAPSCQRLNPTNTQIPSKPACFYQSLPGGGAMPGITTIPSPEEAALSCQMTSGLDPDGLLRQQQPYLNFSEQTQINSRPVIGNGGFPFSALPNGNAYYSENK; encoded by the exons CCACACGGACGACCGAGCGCTCTTCAGACGGCAGCTTCACTTCGCTCTCAACCCGAACAAGAGCCAGGGGAACGTAGGAGAGGAGAGTCCAG GTGACCAGAGCTCTGCAGAGGTCAGCAGCAACGTGATCGCATACGACCCTCAGACCATCCCGCCTGAAAACTCGTCTTTCCTGGAGAGAAACTTCTGCTGTCGCTTCCGCTGCCTGCTCGACAACTCGTCCGGCTTCCTG GCCCTGAACTTCCGAGGTCGTCTGAAGTTCGTCCACGGTCAGAACCGCGTCTCCGATGATGGGACGCTGATTCCCCCACAGCTCGCTCTGTTCTCCATCGCCACGCCCATGCAGACGCCGTCCATCCTGGAGATCCGCACCAAGACGCTCATCTTCCAGACCAAACACAGGCTGGACTTCACGCCCTTGGGCATCGACCCcag AGGGAAGGTTGTCCTGGGTTACAACGAGGTGGAGCTCTGTATGAAAGGTTCAGGATACAACTTCATCCACGCTGCGGACATGATGTACTGCGCCGACAACCACCTGCGGA TGATAAAAACAGGAGAGAGCGGCTTCACCGTCTTCAGGCTGCTGGCTAAAAACAGGACGTGGGTTTGGGTTCAGGCGAACGCCCGGCTCATTTTTAAAGGAGGGAAACCAGATTTCATCATCGCCCGGCAGAAAGCACTCAC AAATGAAGAAGGTGAAGAGCAACTGCGTCTGCGTCGTCTGTCGCTGCCGTTCAGCTTCACCACCGGAGAGGCGATGCTGTACGACGTCGCTCCAACCGTCGACGTCCCCGACCCGTGCTCTGCCCCCAAACAGAGGAAGGTGGACAGCTACAATGTGAGCCCCAACTCCATGCTGGGCTGCTTGCTGAATCAGGACCAGTCGATTTACTGTGAAGAAAACAACGGCAACACGCTTAGCAGCCTCAACGACGCCGCCTTCCAGGACACGCACGCCACTGTCAACGTCCCCGTAGACATGTGGATGGACCCCTCGCCCAAACCGGCGATGGGGAGTCTGGTGAAGTCTGAGGGCACGGTGCAGGACATGATGGTCACCCTGCAGCAGATCCTGGAGGACAACGATCTCTCTGAAGTTCTGGACGTGGGGCCGGACGAGCTGAAGAGCTGGGAGAGCACGCTGCTCAAGATGAGCAACAACAGCTGCGAGATGAACGACGACCTCAACGACATCCTGAACCACGACATCCTGTCCTACgtggaggagcagctgcagAGGGAGGGCGGCCTCAAGCTGCCCGATCATCTGGACGACATCTCCCCCTGCCTGTCCACGCTGGACTTCCAGAACCAAAACCCCGAGCAGAGCGGGGAGCAGAACTTCAACTGGAACCTGgagccgaccaatcagatcattCCAAACGGAGGACAGATGTTACCCGGGATGATGAAACTCTCCTACATGGATGTTCCTCAGCAGACTTCTTCTGGTTTTAATGGTCCCACTCTGCAGCAGATCACCTCCCAGCAAACTCTTCAGCTGGGCTCTTCAGGAAACGTCTGCGCTCCTGTTCCCTTCAACGCCTCCAAACTGGATCCTTGTGGTCTGACGCAGAACCAGCTGAGAACCCTACAAGTCACCAGCAAGGACAATAACTTTGAAGGATTCACGCTCAGACAAACCAATCAGATTCAGTCCAACCAAATGGCTCAACCAATCCAGAACGACCTTCAGATGAGGGCGCCTAACCTTCAAATCAGCCTCCAGGACCAAAGTGCAGAACGACCCGTCTTCGACTTCCGGGGGAACCAGTGGAACTCCTCTGTCAACGCAAACCCAGCGGACAACTTTGTCGAAACTTTCGCCCAAAATATTTCAAACCAGCCGCCTTTTCCTGCCGCCGTGTCTAACCGCCTTCAGGGACACTTTGCACTTCAAAACGGCGAGAGTCAGAGACAGCCCTGGCCGCTCGAGCAGCAGCTGATCTCCGGTGGGCATCAACAAATGGGCGCCAGCCTCAATCAAATGCCCGGATTTCAGAGAAACCCTCTTCCTGGAGTTGTCGCGGGCCAGATCGCCGTCAACGGCCGCCCCATGTACAGGACTCCAGAGACTTCAAATGTACCGTTTCCTGCCCAGCAGAGCGTGCAGCAGCCTCTGGCGCCCACGAGCAGCTGTAGGTTCGGTAATGTCGCCCCGTCGATGCCTGTAAACGGAGTCCACCTCAATCAGGCGCCTTCCTGCCAGAGACTGAACCCCACTAACACCCAGATCCCCTCCAAACCAGCGTGCTTTTATCAGAGTCTGCCCGGAGGCGGCGCCATGCCGGGGATAACCACCATCCCGAGCCCTGAGGAGGCGGCACTCTCCTGCCAAATGACCAGCGGACTGGACCCGGACGGCCTCCTCAGGCAACAACAGCCGTACTTAAACTTCAGTGAACAGACACAG ATCAACAGCCGTCCAGTCATCGGAAACGGAGGCTTCCCCTTCTCCGCGCTGCCCAACGGGAACGCATACTACTcagagaacaaataa